Proteins encoded by one window of Juglans regia cultivar Chandler chromosome 15, Walnut 2.0, whole genome shotgun sequence:
- the LOC108979561 gene encoding cold-regulated protein 27 isoform X1, with protein MGDFGPRAAPTSSTVSNDGSCETKEPSSLCTEWTDEKHSLYLKSMEASFVNQLYDSTDLLGFCRMSDPTYSRKKHLNTRTTSGQFKVLRGGCWQKINFARADDLQLKKAKGSRVLLTNPWIRHFRTGCKPQVVAPADDVQNIAASTSEALGLVGNHAMFCGSATCNSKHIHACHFHLCHRDLIGSGTEVSDQNFVDEEVEGEKENSICDGKRMKSCSTDASSNDQVVPHNNSSTTEDVTKNCISAARCKS; from the exons ATGGGGGATTTCGGACCAAGAGCTGCACCGACTTCTTCTACAGTATCTAACGATGGGTCCTGCGAGACCAAGGAGCCTTCCAGCTtg TGTACTGAATGGACAGATGAGAAGCACAGTTTATACCTCAAGTCCATGGAAGCATCATTTGTGAACCAGTTATATGATTCCACGGATTTGCTTGGTTTTTGCCGCATGTCAGATCCAACATATTCCAGGAAAAAGCATCTTAACACCCGTACCACTTCTGGCCAG TTTAAGGTTCTTCGAGGAGGTTGCTGGCAGAAGATTAATTTTGCAAGAGCTGATGATCTTCAGCTCAAGAAAGCAAAAGGGTCTCGTGTTCTTTTGACAAATCCTTGGATACGGCACTTTAGAACTGGATGCAAACCCCAAGTTGTAGCACCTGCAGATGATGTACAAAACATTGCTGCATCCACGAGTGAAGCGTTGGGCTTAGTTGGGAATCATGCTATGTTTTGTGGATCAGCTACTTGTAACTCGAAGCACATTCATGCTTGTCACTTTCATCTGTGCCATCGTGATTTGATTGGTAGCGGCACAG AGGTGTCAGATCAGAATTttgttgatgaagaagttgaaggagaaaaggaaaacagTATATGCGATGGAAAAAGGATGAAATCTTGTTCAACTGATGCTTCTAGCAATGATCAG GTTGTTCCGCATAATAACTCTTCCACAACAGAAGATGTTACAAAGAATTGTATTTCTGCGGCTAGGTGTAAGTCGTGA
- the LOC108979556 gene encoding serine/threonine-protein kinase tricorner-like, whose translation MDGADGTVRLGALNMKSDRVRLDSGPDVSVSSPVTRQKSAAAKQFIENHYKNYLQGLQDRKDRRRALQRRAQEAQVSVEEEEEMLRNLERRETEYMRFQRRKVGIDDFEQLTVIGKGAFGEVRLCRAKDTGDIFAMKKLKKSEMLSRGQVEHVRSERNLLAEVDSRCIVKLFYSFQDSDFLYLIMEYLPGGDIMTLLMREDILSEDVARFYIAESILAIHSIHQHKYIHRDIKPDNLILDKNGHLKLSDFGLCKPLDDKYSTILLEDEDFTTQESTAETEGHSGYDRAPWLMPKEQLQRWKRNRRALAYSTVGTLDYMAPEILLKKGYGMECDWWSLGAIMYEMLIGYPPFCSDDPRITCRKIINWKTCLKFPEEPKISEEAKDLICHLLCDVETRLGTQGVEEVKAHSWFGCIQWDMLYEMEAAYKPIVKGDLDTQNFEKFPDVEGPPSTIPTVGPWRKMLTSKDTNFIGFTFKKSDVLKSLEDSGTDMGSNGSSKAPSLISLLGRIDLQGTVIPEGEQKHEET comes from the exons ATGGACGGTGCTGATGGGACGGTGAGACTGGGGGCTCTCAACATGAAGTCCGATCGGGTCCGCTTAGACTCAGGTCCAGATGTCTCCGTTTCGTCGCCCGTTACTAGGCAGAAATCCGCTGCTGCCAAGCAGTTCATAGAGAATCATTACAAGAACTATCTTCAAGGATTGCAAGATCGCAAAGACAG ACGTCGAGCACTTCAAAGGAGAGCACAAGAAGCTCAGGTATctgttgaggaagaagaagagatgcTGAGGAATTTGGAGCGAAGAGAAACTGAATACATGAGGTTTCAGAGACGCAAAGTGGGAATAGATGACTTTGAGCAATTAACCGTAATTGGTAAAGGTGCATTTGGTgag GTCAGGCTATGCCGTGCTAAAGATACGGGTGATATTTTTGCtatgaagaaattgaagaaatcaGAGATGCTTAGCCGTGGACAG GTTGAGCATGTTCGATCTGAGAGGAACTTGCTTGCAGAGGTTGATAGTCGGTGCATTGTAAAactcttttattcttttcaagatTCTGATTTCTTATACCTTATCATGGAGTATTTACCTGGTGGGGATATTATGACATTACTGATGAGGGAAGATATTCTTTCTGAAGATGTTGCACGCTTTTACATAGCAGAGAGCATTCTAGCTATCCACTCAATTCATCagcacaaatatatacatag GGACATAAAACCAGATAACCTGATCCTGGATAAGAATGGCCATTTGAAGCTTTCAGATTTTGGCTTGTGCAAGCCTCTGGATGATAAGTATTCAACAATATTACTGGAAGATGAGGATTTTACCACCCAGGAATCCACAGCTGAGACTGAAGGACATTCTGGCTATGATAGAGCACCTTGGTTGATGCCAAAGGAGCAATTACAACGATGGAAACGTAATCGTCGTGCATTA GCTTATTCAACTGTTGGAACTCTTGATTATATGGCACCGGAGATTTTGCTCAAGAAGGGGTATGGAATGGAGTGTGATTGGTGGTCGCTGGGAGCAATCATGTATGAGATGCTTATTGGCTATCCTCCCTTCTGTTCTGATGATCCAAGGATCACATGCCGAAAG ATAATCAATTGGAAAACGTGCTTGAAATTCCCTGAGGAACCAAAAATATCGGAGGAGGCCAAGGATCTGATATGTCATTTATTATGTGATGTGGAAACAAGGCTGGGTACCCAAGGAGTGGAAGAAGTAAAG GCACATTCATGGTTCGGATGCATTCAGTGGGACATGCTGTATGAAATGGAAGCTGCATATAAACCTATTGTAAAGGGAGACTTGGACACTCAGAATTTTGAGAAGTTTCCTGAT GTGGAAGGTCCACCATCAACAATACCAACAGTGGGACCCTGGCGGAAG ATGTTGACATCAAAAGATACAAACTTCATTGGATTTACTTTCAAGAAGTCAGATGTCCTTAAATCACTTGAAGATTCAG GTACAGATATGGGTTCAAATGGATCATCGAAGGCCCCATCACTAATTTCCTTGTTAG GTCGGATCGACTTGCAAGGAACTGTGATACCAGAGGGGGAGCAGAAGCACGAGGAAACTTGA
- the LOC108979550 gene encoding glutamate receptor 2.5-like — translation MAVASKSFAREGEKNMNCPMRKAAVPPVNAGAVLYYDSRMGKEQKVAMDMAARDLHRLNCSMQLVLHLKDSHGNSARATSTAIHLIDTKRVQAVIGTLTIQEAALISDNSKSFKDQVRIPIPIISLASPAIVPSLIPIQPFFFIQMASDVTLHMKCIAAIIGHFRWRKVNTIYEKINNNNGFSAELETLTLLSDSLHVVDSAIEYHSTLPSLSSLPDRKAAIEKELMKLRSLSNRVFILLQSSLESAILLFEKANQMGMMEKGYVWIVTDEIASLLDSVDSSVTYNMQGLIGFKTSFVSSSETFKQFKTKFRKKFGSEYPEEENANPSIFALRAYDATLAIAQAINKIQGRVTPKKLSQQIMLSNFEGLSGKINFKNGTLSQVPVFRIINVVGKSYKEIAFWSPEFNFLENFTQYDNLKVTIGNGSSGLLGPIFWPGGLQTVPKGWTYSGEEKALRIGVPAKGTFNQFVKVTCEQDQNRTFVSGFSIDVFEAVVKRLPYHLPYVLVPFYGSYDEMVEQVYYKGLDAAVGDTEIMADRFRYAEFTQPYVESGLVMVVKVKPDKLKEEWLFIKVFTKRMWLMIVVMHLFIGFVVWLIEHAGNPEFEGFGTMLWFSVTVLFFLQREPIKNSLSRFVLAPWFFVILIVSASFTASLTSKMTVARFKPSVPDIVTLQKTHAAVACNGNSFIVRYLINVLNFKPENIRGVHSISEYPEAFEREEIAAAFFVVPHAKVFLAKYCKGYTIAGPTFSLGGFGFAFPKGSPLVTDISKGILEVKQSGEMKRLEKFLLSSNNCSSSANLYDDLELGPEPFYILFLISGGISAFAFVLTIVRLAQKGQLKMTFMPAGMVDGSRVWMWAIIFLARIYVNFPFPYRIRI, via the exons ATGGCGGTGGCATCAAAATCTTTTGCCCGTGAAGGAGAGAAGAACATGAACTGTCCAATGAGAAAAGCAGCAGTACCGCCTGTTAATGCAGGTGCTGTTTTGTATTATGATTCTCGTATGGGTAAGGAACAGAAAGTAGCCATGGATATGGCAGCCAGAGATTTGCATCGCTTGAATTGTTCTATGCAGCTGGTTTTGCACCTTAAAGATTCTCATGGTAATTCAGCTCGGGCAACTTCTACTG CAATCCATCTCATTGACACCAAAAGAGTGCAAGCTGTCATCGGAACACTGACGATTCAGGAAGCTGCTCTAATCTCCGATAATAGTAAAAGCTTCAAGGATCAAGTACGTATCCCCATCCCCATCATTTCCCTAGCCTCACCTGCTATCGTCCCATCATTGATACCAATTCAACCGTTCTTTTTCATTCAAATGGCTAGCGATGTCACCCTCCACATGAAGTGTATTGCCGCCATTATAGGCCACTTTAGGTGGCGAAAGGTGAACACAATTTACGAAAAGATCAACAACAACAACGGGTTTTCTGCTGAACTAGAGACATTAACCCTCCTTTCTGATTCACTTCATGTTGTGGATTCAGCAATTGAATACCACTCAACTTTACCTTCCCTATCCTCTCTGCCAGACCGGAAAGCAGCCATTGAGAAAGAGCTGATGAAGCTACGCAGTTTGAGCAATAGGGTTTTCATACTTTTGCAGTCTTCTTTAGAGTCAGCTATTTTGCTTTTTGAGAAGGCAAATCAAATGGGTATGATGGAAAAAGGCTACGTGTGGATCGTAACTGATGAGATTGCAAGCCTTCTTGATTCTGTGGATTCTTCTGTTACCTATAACATGCAAGGACTAATTGGTTTTAAAACCAGCTTTGTTTCTTCCAGTGAAACTTTCAAGCAGTTTAAAACGAAATTCCGAAAGAAGTTCGGATCAGAGTACCCTGAAGAAGAGAATGCTAACCCAAGCATTTTTGCACTCCGAGCTTATGATGCAACTTTGGCCATTGCTCAAGCCATTAACAAAATACAAGGAAGGGTTACCCCgaaaaaattatctcaacaAATCATGCTCAGCAACTTTGAAGGTCTAAGTGGAAAGATAAACTTCAAGAACGGTACATTGTCACAAGTGCCAGTCTTTCGGATCATTAATGTGGTTGGCAAAAGCTACAAGGAGATAGCATTCTGGTCACCAGAATTCAATTTCTTAGAGAACTTCACCCAGTATGATAACTTGAAGGTAACAATTGGTAATGGTTCATCAGGACTTTTGGGCCCAATATTTTGGCCAGGTGGCCTGCAAACAGTTCCAAAGGGATGGACTTACAGTGGTGAGGAGAAAGCATTGAGGATAGGGGTTCCTGCCAAGGGTACATTCAATCAGTTTGTGAAAGTGACTTGTGAACAGGACCAGAACAGAACATTCGTCTCCGGTTTTTCCATTGATGTGTTTGAAGCAGTTGTAAAGCGCCTTCCTTATCATTTGCCTTATGTCTTGGTTCCATTCTATGGATCATATGATGAAATGGTGGAACAGGTCTACTACAAG GGCCTGGATGCAGCAGTTGGTGATACAGAAATAATGGCAGATCGGTTTCGATATGCTGAATTTACACAGCCATACGTTGAATCTGGACTTGTGATGGTAGTCAAAGTAAAACCAGATAAGCTGAAAGAGGAATGGTTGTTCATCAAAGtcttcacaaaaagaatgtGGCTAATGATAGTGGTGATGCACCTCTTCATAGGGTTCGTCGTTTGGTTAATTGAACATGCTGGTAATCCTGAATTTGAGGGCTTCGGAActatgctttggttttcagttACTGTCCTATTCTTTCTTCAAA GAGAACCAATTAAGAACAGTTTGTCTCGTTTTGTGCTGGCACCATGGTTTTTTGTCATACTTATTGTCTCGGCTAGTTTTACAGCAAGCCTCACTTCCAAAATGACTGTCGCTAGGTTTAAACCGTCTGTCCCTGACATTGTGACACTTCAGAAAACACATGCAGCAGTTGCGTGTAATGGAAACTCTTTCATTGTAAGATACCTGATAAATGTGTTGAACTTTAAGCCAGAGAATATAAGGGGAGTTCATTCGATAAGCGAATACCCTGAAGCCtttgagagagaggaaattGCAGCAGCTTTCTTCGTTGTCCCACACGCCAAAGTCTTCCTCGCAAAATACTGCAAGGGCTACACCATAGCAGGACCCACTTTCAGTCTTGGAGGTTTTGGGTTT GCTTTCCCAAAGGGTTCTCCTCTGGTTACAGACATTTCAAAAGGAATCCTTGAAGTGAAACAAAGTGGAGAAATGAAACGGCTAGAAAAATTCTTGCTTTCCTCTAATAATTGCTCCTCTTCGGCCAACTTATACGATGATCTAGAACTAGGTCCCGAGCCTTTCTACATCCTGTTCTTGATTTCAGGTGGGATTTCTGCATTTGCATTCGTACTTACCATAGTGCGTCTAGCTCAAAAAGGTCAACTGAAGATGACCTTCATGCCAGCTGGAATGGTAGATGGCAGCAGAGTTTGGATGTGGGCAATAATATTTCTTGCTCGAATCTACGTAAACTTTCCATTTCCATACAGAATAAGGATCTAA
- the LOC108979561 gene encoding cold-regulated protein 27 isoform X2, with protein sequence MGDFGPRAAPTSSTVSNDGSCETKEPSSLCTEWTDEKHSLYLKSMEASFVNQLYDSTDLLGFCRMSDPTYSRKKHLNTRTTSGQFKVLRGGCWQKINFARADDLQLKKAKGSRVLLTNPWIRHFRTGCKPQVVAPADDVQNIAASTSEALGLVGNHAMFCGSATCNSKHIHACHFHLCHRDLIGSGTEVSDQNFVDEEVEGEKENSICDGKRMKSCSTDASSNDQV encoded by the exons ATGGGGGATTTCGGACCAAGAGCTGCACCGACTTCTTCTACAGTATCTAACGATGGGTCCTGCGAGACCAAGGAGCCTTCCAGCTtg TGTACTGAATGGACAGATGAGAAGCACAGTTTATACCTCAAGTCCATGGAAGCATCATTTGTGAACCAGTTATATGATTCCACGGATTTGCTTGGTTTTTGCCGCATGTCAGATCCAACATATTCCAGGAAAAAGCATCTTAACACCCGTACCACTTCTGGCCAG TTTAAGGTTCTTCGAGGAGGTTGCTGGCAGAAGATTAATTTTGCAAGAGCTGATGATCTTCAGCTCAAGAAAGCAAAAGGGTCTCGTGTTCTTTTGACAAATCCTTGGATACGGCACTTTAGAACTGGATGCAAACCCCAAGTTGTAGCACCTGCAGATGATGTACAAAACATTGCTGCATCCACGAGTGAAGCGTTGGGCTTAGTTGGGAATCATGCTATGTTTTGTGGATCAGCTACTTGTAACTCGAAGCACATTCATGCTTGTCACTTTCATCTGTGCCATCGTGATTTGATTGGTAGCGGCACAG AGGTGTCAGATCAGAATTttgttgatgaagaagttgaaggagaaaaggaaaacagTATATGCGATGGAAAAAGGATGAAATCTTGTTCAACTGATGCTTCTAGCAATGATCAG GTGTAA